The genomic stretch CCTgatattattgaaattttttttatatatatctcACATTATTATACATAACTTCTATTGGCGTTGACTATGTTACTATTACTATATAATATGagtgtgtttatttataatGTTACATTAATAGATCGAGTAGTATTAGTTCCATGGGGTTGACTATAGATGCCATGCGTAGATAAATTATCGCTGACAAGCACATGGATAAGATGAGCATAGACTCTACATTCAATCTTTCCATGCAAACCAGTTTGGTTACAAGAAAAAGCTACTTTTTTTCTTTGCTTAATATGAGGCGTTATTATGTTTTGCTAATTTGGCCTCAAAATTGAATCCCTTCGAATAAAAGATCAAAGGTGACTCAAAATTGCATGAAAACACGGATTGATGGTTGTAAATTTGGCtatgttataaaaaaaatatatccaaaaGCTGTTATTATCAATGCAAAATGTAAAGTTGCAATGGAAACAAATTTGAAATAGAATTTGTGATTCTCATATAAAGTTTGTATGTTAGTGGTCCGCCAAAATAAATCCTACATATTTCTTATAATTAGACAACGATGACATGATCTAATTATATCTAGTTACTTCTAGAGTTTCATTGTGATTTTGACAGTAAACATTCTACATGTttcttataattataattttgcTAAATATATTTTTGCTCTCTGATTGTTTCATCTAGCGTATGTTTATGCAGGGTCATAGGCGACAAGAAGTCAGTTGGGAAATTAGAAATGTAAATATCGAGTTTGAGATCTTAATTAAGGAGCCAATTTTTTACTAATTGATGATGGCTTTGAGTCTTTGATACAATAATCcacataaaatacaaataattgaCGATTACCTACAACAGGTTGATAATCAAACGAGGATATCAATAACCCCAAATATTTTAGTAAATCGATTAATTATAAACAATATAAATTCTGGTTATAACAGGGCCGGGATGCTCGATGGATGCATGGTAAACATTTTTGTTggcaaatgaaacaaaataaattaaatataataaatattctATATTGATGTGAAAAAACATAATTTACTACGCAAGTTTTATGAGTTATTATCTCTATCACTAATTAATTTGAGGATGGAATCCCATAAATTTCTTACGAgtgtttttttcttcttgtgaaatttatttataatattggCTAACTAGGCAAAATAATTGCAATTTGCAATAACAATTTATTTCCTCCATTCATTGTTATCTAAGTGTATGCCCACTCAAATCAATTTTGGGGGTATAGATATTAGGTGAGGGaatttattattactaataGAAACTGAGAAATCTTATAATACTTAGAAGATAAACTGATAAATTTAATGATATGATTGGGGAAGTGATTTTTGTACATATCCGGTTCATTGCATTTGCATCATATATAACTTAATGCGCGaaacagaaaattaaatatgattGCATGGCTTTGTGCAATTAATCATCACTATAGTCTATAGATATATATGTGGTGCTTCCTTCTTTACTTattaaaacaaattttaaaataaaaagtcaTAGCTTTAAGAATCAATTTAGTACTAATATGATATAGCCTCCAACttactacaaaaaaaattagtagCTCATCAGCAGCATGCATATATATGAGCTTAAAAACTGATAATGTGATGTGCCATTCATTGTATATCAACATAAAACCAATGCAAACCAGCTAAGTTATGCTTTGATTTACATGTATTGAGGCAAAAATCATATGAAAACTGATATAAATAATCATGTCATGAGCTGGAGATGCTAAAATTCGTTTTCTTGAATGTGATTTAACCTATATCTTGAACTAACAATTCCTGACATAAAACACATTAATTATAATATGAGATGATTAATCTTGTACAGAACCATTGAACACATATATAATGTACATGGAGTTCTAGATCCATATATGATGTGGATCCAAGTAATTTAAGATCCATCTCTcaagaaattacctaattataaTGCTTGATCTAGATATTTTTGTGAGATTGACTTTCAATTTATCAATAAACACATGAAGATAATAAgagatccaaccacaaaaatTGAATCAAACAAGAAAGGATAGTAGATTAGAAATGGAAAGCATGTGTATAATGATGAGATAAAAGAGCTACAACCATAGGACCTTAACTAAAAGGATGGAGACAACCCTAGGCAACTTTCATTAGCTCTATCACCCCTTGGCTCCACTACTCAATGGATACACTCCATTGATGCATACCTCTACTTGAATCAATCAATGGAATTGAAACAATCAACCTTCAAGGAAGGAATTGAATACAATCCTCAAAGAAGAAAAACTCACAAAGGAGATATCTTAATTCATCAATCAACCCTAAAGAGAAAAGTGAGATAAATTCCTATTTATAGTTGAAGgccaaattccaagaaaaggccCACAAAATCTAGCCTCTGCGTGGGCAACCCGCCCAGGTGGAATTTAGTGACCAAAATCCACCCGTCCGGGTGGAAACTCACTGACCTCGCCATGCCTATCAAAAGTCACCCGCCCGGGTGGGACTTTTCCTGCACTGCACAACTTCTGTAAAACGGCCATAACTCCCTCCTCCggactccgattggggcgtgcaAAGTAttcacgcgaagctctttcgaagacgaagacattGGTGGCATCTTCAAAGCTTTTGGACGTCATCTCGACAAGCAGAATAATGATTAAAGTCAGCTGCAGGTACGAACTTTGATGCAtggcttccatggtcgtatcatCCTCCCTTTCTtggaaaggatttgtcctcaaatccgggTCTTCTCTATCCCTCACATCTTCGGGAGGTTCTCTAGCTTTGTTGGATCCTTGGTCCCCAATCAATCCATGGCTCACGCCGAAGTGAGGACCCTTGACGTCTAGCATTCGTGGTCATATCAATATAGTTGGTGGAACAAATTTTAGTTGATTAATTTTGAACTTTTAAAATGTGTTTCCTAACTATATATTATCTTGTTTCATATATACGTATATGAAATTCGTTATCCACAATGATACTTCTCTCACTTTAATTCTTAAACCAATTATTAATCCTTTTAGGTGGTGCGAGTCTCAACTCTAATATCAGACATGCATATTTTCCGATCCAAGATTTGCCAAACAGATCGGAACTTCATTCCAAGTGCTAAAGAGATGCTTAGTACGATGGAACGCCAGAATGAATGGAAAATAATGAGCcttattttcatttcattcaataattaattgataCGAGTCTACGACTCTTTCTTATTATGAATCATGATTTCATTTGTAATCATCATTCCTAGGGGTGGCGAAACGGGTTACCCGCAGGTATCCGCACCCGACAAGTCGGGTACCCATACCCCGTACCCGATTTTAGCCAAATTTGTTATCCCAATACCCGCCCTGCAACAGACTGGGATTACCCGATACCCGTGTCGGGTATCCTGTACCCGACATtgcgggtacccgtacccgacccgaaaataaatttataagagAATAAATTTATAGGACATAAAATATTTGTTACtactaattaactaaaatagGAAATTTGAAAACCTTAATAGTCGACAATgtttcataattaatttaatgtattaattttgatGGTAACCTTTGTATAGGTTAAGATAAAAGTGTGGGGAAACTCTATAATTAGTTCTGGTGAGTTTTCAATTGAATATTCGTTAGAATATAAAAATGCTTCTGAAGACTCTTAGAACACTTAGATTTTATAAAGTATTAAAAGATTGTATACATAgctaatattaataatatcGGGTATTATCGGGACTAACGGGTATACCCGTGCGGGTAGCAGGTATACCCACTACCCGCAAAACTCTAAAACATACTACCCGACCCCGCCCCATTTCTCGTTATCTCCAGGTAGCGGGTACCCAATACCCGGCGGGTATCGGGTTGAAATGGGAATTACCCATTACCCACCACCCATTTTGCCACCCCTAATCATTCCTATAATTATCATTCAATTTCTATCCCCCATTTTATTATTACCTTAATTTCATTCTCCTTTTCCATTCCATTATATCATGTCTTGAAACATACTCCATAATTGAACTAGCAAATATGTAACCAATAAATATGCATAGCCGCACAGCGACGTATCCAGTAAGGAACAAGGGGGTACAACTGGTATATTGAAATCTAGTACATGTATATTGAAATCTATATATTGAAATCTAGTACATGTATATGTAATCAAAATGGTGCAGCGGCTAGAATCTCCAATGCTGAGGCTGAAAGCGTTGGTTCAATTCCCATTGCCCACATTTTTGCATGCTAGCTGTGTTATTAGTCATCTTTATTGCTCTCTTACATGACtatgttttaattattaatatcatTATATTTAAATCAACTTTCTTTCAATTTCCATATTTTAATCACTTGATTTTTAGCTGTGTTATTAGTCATCTTTATTATTCTCTTACATGACtatgttttaattattaatatcatGATTTAAATCAACTTTCtttcaattttcatattttaatcacttgatttttgttttctaCACACTTCTTTTATAGTACACTTTTCTTTCTTACACTCATTTGTAGCTCTCTTATGGCTttgttttcttcaatttttactttttgttgaagaatatatattttaaattcaaatttttccTCAATGCTCGTTTATGATCAtacataaaatatgaaaaatatatttgacGTAAAACAtgagaaataaattatatagaAAATGGTAAGGATGCATTATGTCGTTTTTTTAAGTAATTGAAGTTTTTGTCTAAAATAAGTCAAAagatgatttttaattaaaaatacattatgcaaaatttaaaataaatttttcattAATCCATTTTTTATATGTGATGAACTTTCTTaagcaaaaaattaaaaacaaagatTTTGttcataatcaaaataaaaagaagaaaattggTCTTTCGAATTTCGAAGTTCTATATTGTGGTGATAATTTTTCGCACCCCCAAACCAAAAAATCCTGGATTTGCCACTGTAGCCGAAGCACCCCAACTCACCCCATGTCGTGATTCGTGAATGCTCGTTTTAATGTCAATGCCCTAACAattcattttatattaattaaaaaatgatttcatGCAACTCAAGTACTCAACttacatttatcatttatatTCTCCAAATTATTCAAGTAGTATAATTTTGTGGGCTGGGCTGCACATGCAGTGTTGGGCTTAGACGCAGACACCAAATTGGTCGTAACTGAATTGGACttttagaatttttttgttCAATTAGAAATTGACTGAATTTATTATGATGGTAAAACCTTAATCCAAATTCTTGCTGGTTCATTTTTCTCGCGTAATTAACATAAATCAGTATATTAATCTGAGTGCAGTTGACTTGACTTGATTGACTCCACAAAAAATGGGACCCCACATCGAGATTTATCCTTTTTACCCACCTTTATTTTTTCCAGTAAGCACTGCAAATTTTACCAGAGCCCAAAGCGGCTGGCGAATCAGAGCGCAAATTGATTATTGAGAATGGCGTTAATGGCTGCTGCCCCATGGAATAGAGGAGCCTTGGAACCAATTTCGATTTCCCCTCCTTCAATTCCTACTGGAACCGCTTCTCTCTTTACCAATCATACATTTTGTGGTGCCCAAAGCGTCCCCTTATTTTCCAGAATCGGCCCGAGAAAGAAGGGCCTCGTCGTGGTTCGGGCCATGTCCGCTACATTTGGGGCCCGAATGGAGGAAAGCGTCAGGAAGACTGTTACTGAAAACCCTGTTGTTGTCTATTCCAAAACTTGGTGCTCGTCAGTTTCCAATCAATCATTCATTTCTCCTGTTTATAAATCCATCTCttctctttactttttttcataatttgtgCTGTTTATTGTAAAGGTACTCTTCTGAGGTGAAATCTCTGTTTAAGAGGCTTGGTGTGGAGCCGCTTGTGATCGAGTTGGATCAATTAggtatgttagtatgttttggttaattattggaACAATATTTTACTTGATAAATTATTACCAGAGTAATTTTCGTATGGACTGCATTCGATTGTGATTTATGAGTTAGACTTCTAGTGTTACTGATAATTCTCTCGTGAGAGGATTTATGAGGGTGATCTATTAGAAGCTTTTATGTCTTCAATAGATAAAATAAGTGGCTTTTATCACAAAAATATTCACTTTGATCCATaagtttttttgttgttttagttTTATTGTTACAGTTTGCATTTCAAAACTTTGCAATTTGATGATGATAGGGGTATGGTGATCTTTCAGTTTTAGGATTTTCCATTGCAATGTGGTGAAAGTGTTGATAAGTGTACTCATTATAATCACATTTAATAACAAAGCAAAAGAAACTTACGTACCATTGTCTGAGTAGATTCCTTTTCTTTAAAAGAGCTGAGAATCATCTTGTTTGGTCTCTTTTCGATACAACCTTCGCTGAGGAGGCACTCTTGTGTACAATATTATTGTGAAAGGGGTTGCTTGTAATGTTTCATGAAGTGCGCAAGAGTTGTAAGAGATGATTCCCACTTTCTAGGGAAGAAGATACACAGAAGTGATGCGTGTTTCTTACAGCTTGCAGTTCTACTGATGGCCACCATAGATGTGGCGAGCACTTGTTTCAGTTTAACCCGTCCATATTATTCTATATGTCTATTTGTTTGGCTTTTGAATCTGTACTAATAGCTTCTTTTAAAAGACATTGCCTAGAAATTTCAATTCAGAGAGACACTATTTGTCTGGTTCAATTGTATTTTACTGCAGAATGCGTGATCATTTAAACCCCAATATGAAAAATGAAGTGTTTGTTCGCTATTTAACCTCTCGAATCCGGTATAACCTTAGACTACCGTAACTGCTCTTATAAATTTCTCTCAGGATCTGGTTATTACTAAGATGTGATATTTAAATTACCAGCAGGCTTAGAACTTAATGGATACGCTTTCTCATGTTACTCGTATTGCTTACAGGTCCCCAGGGACCACAACTGCAGAAGACTCTGCTAAGGCTGACTGGACAACACACTGTTCCTAATATATTCATAGGTACCAATGCACAAGCTTACTTTTATGATGTGACGAATATGTAACTTCAATGTTAGAATTTACTATGTCTTGGAACAATGATTAACCAATATTGGGATGAACAAAAAATTGTGATGATTGAATGTGGTTGGTTGCAAGCTTCATTGTTTTGCTTGCTAGCTCTTCTTTCTGAAATCTTCTTTTTTGTAACTGACAAGTCTGATATTACTTTGAACGACAGGGGGCAAACATATCGGTGGTTGTACAGGTACACACTTACAAACACATGCTCTGATGATTGTCTAGCTTGTCTTTCGTAGAAAAATATGAGTTTCATTGATATAGATATTTGAGCATCACATATCAAGTTGCCAACAAGATGAGATGTTTTGTGTTGCAGATACCATCAAGATTCACAGAAAAGGGGAGCTCCAGCCTTTGCTATT from Salvia splendens isolate huo1 chromosome 4, SspV2, whole genome shotgun sequence encodes the following:
- the LOC121801646 gene encoding glutaredoxin-C5, chloroplastic-like isoform X2, with amino-acid sequence MALMAAAPWNRGALEPISISPPSIPTGTASLFTNHTFCGAQSVPLFSRIGPRKKGLVVVRAMSATFGARMEESVRKTVTENPVVVYSKTWYSSEVKSLFKRLGVEPLVIELDQLGPQGPQLQKTLLRLTGQHTVPNIFIGGKHIGGCTDTIKIHRKGELQPLLLEAGAMKLKS
- the LOC121801646 gene encoding glutaredoxin-C5, chloroplastic-like isoform X1 — protein: MALMAAAPWNRGALEPISISPPSIPTGTASLFTNHTFCGAQSVPLFSRIGPRKKGLVVVRAMSATFGARMEESVRKTVTENPVVVYSKTWCSYSSEVKSLFKRLGVEPLVIELDQLGPQGPQLQKTLLRLTGQHTVPNIFIGGKHIGGCTDTIKIHRKGELQPLLLEAGAMKLKS